A single Actinomadura algeriensis DNA region contains:
- a CDS encoding CDP-alcohol phosphatidyltransferase family protein: MTAGANDPVTGDRDTPPASVYNIANLLTLLRIALVPLFVWLLFLDGTGWRLAAFAVFAAASITDKIDGDIARARGLVTDFGKIADPIADKALTGAALISLSILGELWWWVTAAIMVREIGITLLRLVVIRYGVIPASKGGKLKTMLQVIAIGLFILPGPLDPIRWATMAAALIVTLVTGVDYIVQAWRLRHARGRPRGEAA; the protein is encoded by the coding sequence GTGACGGCCGGCGCGAACGACCCGGTGACCGGTGACCGGGACACGCCCCCCGCCAGCGTGTACAACATCGCGAACCTGCTCACCCTGCTCAGGATCGCGCTCGTCCCGCTGTTCGTGTGGCTGCTGTTCCTGGACGGCACCGGCTGGCGCCTCGCCGCGTTCGCCGTGTTCGCGGCGGCGTCCATCACCGACAAGATCGACGGTGACATCGCGCGCGCCCGCGGCCTGGTCACCGACTTCGGCAAGATCGCCGACCCGATCGCCGACAAGGCGCTGACCGGCGCCGCCCTGATCAGCCTGTCGATCCTCGGCGAGCTGTGGTGGTGGGTGACCGCCGCGATCATGGTCCGCGAGATCGGCATCACGCTGCTGCGGCTCGTCGTCATCCGCTACGGGGTCATCCCGGCCAGCAAGGGCGGCAAGCTGAAGACGATGCTGCAGGTCATCGCCATCGGCCTGTTCATCCTGCCGGGCCCGCTCGACCCGATCCGCTGGGCGACGATGGCGGCCGCCCTGATCGTCACCCTCGTCACCGGCGTCGACTACATCGTCCAGGCCTGGCGCCTGCGCCACGCTCGCGGCCGGCCGCGGGGGGAGGCCGCGTGA
- a CDS encoding Fpg/Nei family DNA glycosylase yields MPEGDVVRLAARRLHEALAGRPLTRSDFRVPRLATVDLRGRTVLEAVSRGKHLLIRVEGGVTVHTHLLMEGRWRVRRAGPVPRDHRVRLVLANAEWQAVGSSLGLVELLRTADEADAVGHLGPDLLDPAWGSDLAAEAVARLAARPGRAVGEALLDQTRVAGIGNVYKAEVLFLRGVNPWTPIQDVPDMPGMVDLAHRLLDANKDRHGHITTGDLRRGREHWVYGRAGRPCRRCGTPIRRAEQASDVGDRVTFWCPRCQP; encoded by the coding sequence GTGCCGGAGGGGGACGTCGTCCGGCTCGCGGCCCGGCGGCTGCACGAGGCGCTCGCCGGACGTCCGCTGACGCGCTCGGACTTCCGCGTCCCCCGCCTCGCCACGGTCGATCTGCGCGGCCGGACCGTCCTGGAGGCCGTGTCCCGCGGGAAGCACCTGCTGATCCGGGTGGAGGGCGGCGTGACCGTCCACACGCACCTGCTGATGGAGGGACGCTGGCGGGTGCGGCGCGCGGGCCCCGTCCCTCGCGATCACCGGGTGCGACTCGTCCTGGCCAACGCCGAATGGCAGGCCGTCGGCAGCTCGCTCGGCCTGGTCGAACTGTTGCGCACCGCCGATGAGGCGGACGCCGTCGGGCATCTCGGCCCGGACCTGCTCGACCCCGCGTGGGGTTCCGATCTCGCCGCCGAAGCCGTCGCGCGGCTCGCCGCCCGTCCCGGCCGGGCCGTCGGCGAGGCGCTCCTGGACCAGACGCGAGTGGCCGGCATCGGCAACGTCTACAAGGCGGAGGTGCTGTTCCTGCGTGGCGTGAACCCGTGGACGCCCATACAGGACGTGCCCGACATGCCCGGCATGGTCGACCTCGCCCACCGGCTGCTGGACGCCAACAAGGATCGCCACGGCCACATCACGACCGGCGACCTGCGGCGCGGCCGCGAACACTGGGTGTACGGACGCGCCGGACGCCCGTGCCGCCGCTGCGGCACCCCGATCCGCCGCGCGGAGCAGGCGTCCGACGTGGGCGACCGCGTCACCTTCTGGTGCCCCCGCTGCCAGCCGTGA
- a CDS encoding helix-turn-helix domain-containing protein, with amino-acid sequence MVLLRQLLGDVLRQLRLRQGRTLREVSAAARVSLGYLSEVERGQKEASSELLSSICKALGVPLSHVLRDVADQLALAELQHEPVMAGAPEHDRIPAESIPETPEGITGELRADMVAA; translated from the coding sequence ATGGTCCTGCTTCGCCAGCTGCTCGGTGACGTACTGCGGCAGCTGCGGCTGCGCCAGGGACGCACCCTCCGTGAGGTGTCCGCGGCGGCGCGGGTTTCCCTCGGTTATCTCTCCGAGGTGGAACGAGGGCAGAAGGAGGCCTCCTCGGAACTGCTCTCCTCGATCTGCAAGGCCCTTGGCGTGCCTCTGTCGCACGTCCTGAGGGACGTCGCGGATCAGCTCGCCCTCGCCGAGCTGCAGCACGAGCCCGTCATGGCGGGTGCGCCCGAGCACGACCGCATCCCCGCAGAGAGCATTCCGGAGACCCCCGAGGGGATCACCGGCGAACTGCGCGCCGACATGGTCGCAGCCTGA
- a CDS encoding RrF2 family transcriptional regulator, whose translation MRLSARVDYALRAAAELAVAGSHPVTAVQLAEAQQIPPKFLENILGQLRRSGLVRSQRGPEGGYWLARPAEQIALADIIRAIDGPLLGVRGERPEHVGYEGPARSLQEVWIALRASERAILERVNLAHIAEGKLPDPVRALTEDPSAWESGSLI comes from the coding sequence ATGCGATTGTCCGCCCGGGTCGATTACGCGTTGCGCGCCGCCGCGGAGCTGGCGGTGGCCGGGAGTCATCCCGTGACCGCGGTCCAGCTCGCCGAGGCCCAGCAGATCCCGCCCAAGTTCCTCGAGAACATCCTCGGCCAGCTGCGCCGGTCCGGCCTCGTCCGGAGCCAGCGCGGCCCCGAGGGCGGCTACTGGCTGGCCCGGCCCGCCGAGCAGATCGCCCTGGCCGACATCATCCGGGCGATCGACGGGCCGCTGCTGGGCGTGCGCGGCGAGCGCCCGGAGCACGTCGGTTACGAGGGCCCCGCGCGGTCCCTCCAGGAGGTGTGGATCGCGCTGCGCGCCAGCGAGCGCGCCATCCTCGAGCGGGTGAATCTCGCGCACATCGCCGAGGGCAAGCTGCCCGACCCCGTCCGCGCCCTCACCGAGGACCCGTCCGCCTGGGAGAGCGGGTCACTGATCTAG
- a CDS encoding DUF1990 family protein, whose product MTADALTYPEVGATRAGVRPEGYRHLRVRTRVGEGPDALRDAADAVIGLRMHRALPARVRASAPRAEPGADVEVAVGVGPLRLRAPCRVVWTSEDGRGAGFGYGTLPGHAMSGEESFVVDIDDAGAVWLTITSFSRPATTAARLAGPLAPLFQRLYARTCGIALRRLIGR is encoded by the coding sequence GTGACGGCCGACGCGCTCACGTATCCGGAGGTGGGCGCCACCCGGGCCGGCGTCCGGCCGGAGGGCTACCGGCACCTGCGGGTGCGGACGCGCGTGGGGGAGGGCCCGGACGCGCTGCGGGACGCCGCGGACGCGGTCATCGGCCTGCGGATGCACCGCGCGCTGCCCGCCCGGGTTCGGGCGTCGGCGCCGCGCGCCGAGCCCGGGGCGGACGTCGAGGTCGCCGTCGGGGTCGGGCCGCTGCGGCTGCGGGCGCCGTGCCGGGTGGTGTGGACGAGCGAGGACGGGCGCGGCGCCGGCTTCGGCTACGGGACGCTGCCGGGGCACGCGATGTCGGGCGAGGAGTCGTTCGTCGTGGACATCGACGACGCGGGCGCGGTGTGGCTGACGATCACCTCGTTCAGCCGTCCCGCGACGACGGCGGCGCGCCTGGCGGGCCCGCTCGCGCCGCTGTTCCAGCGGCTCTACGCGCGCACCTGCGGCATCGCACTGCGCAGGCTGATCGGGCGCTGA
- a CDS encoding Dps family protein → MAAIKSPLTESAQKVAGNALQGALVDLIDLALVAKQAHWNLTGRNFKVVHEHLDEVVDLARQSQDDVAERAVAIGVNPDGRARTVADRSELPQLEAGYLADDKVVSAVTDTLAQIIGRFRERIAQTDEPDPVTQDLLIGITHGLEKQHWMFQAQT, encoded by the coding sequence ATGGCGGCGATCAAGAGCCCCCTGACCGAATCGGCCCAGAAGGTCGCGGGGAACGCATTGCAGGGCGCCCTCGTCGACCTCATCGATCTGGCACTGGTCGCCAAGCAGGCGCACTGGAACCTGACCGGTCGCAACTTCAAGGTCGTGCACGAGCACCTGGACGAGGTCGTCGACCTCGCCCGGCAGAGCCAGGACGACGTCGCCGAGCGCGCCGTGGCGATCGGCGTCAACCCCGACGGCCGTGCTCGCACGGTCGCCGACCGCAGCGAGCTTCCGCAGCTCGAGGCGGGTTACCTCGCCGACGACAAGGTCGTCAGCGCCGTCACCGACACCCTCGCGCAGATCATCGGCCGGTTCCGGGAGCGCATCGCGCAGACCGACGAGCCCGACCCGGTCACCCAGGACCTGCTGATCGGCATCACGCACGGTCTCGAGAAGCAGCACTGGATGTTCCAGGCGCAGACCTGA
- a CDS encoding LysR family transcriptional regulator, producing the protein MTLDDLRVFVAVCEAGNLSAVARDLSCSQSAVSQHVRRLERETGLVLLERRPRGVVPTGAGQVLRRAAADGLSGLDAALRLLDDLRRGVGGTVRVATGATTVRHFMAGGVVAFRDRHPEVALQFATAGSSRRCLEAVRSHAADLAWVTLGPPLDGVEQRASCELPWVLAVRTGDPLASRESIALDDLAEIRHIELPEHSTSRVHLEMRLERHGVRLASTASVADWDTALLLAELGLGHAILPALPGWGDGSGDVRLIPVPDLPPLTAGWAARDWDALSPLAVEFAETVVDRLSPR; encoded by the coding sequence ATGACTCTGGACGATTTGCGCGTCTTCGTCGCCGTCTGCGAGGCGGGCAACCTGAGCGCCGTGGCGCGCGACCTGTCGTGCAGCCAGTCGGCGGTGAGCCAGCACGTCCGGCGGCTGGAGCGGGAGACCGGGCTGGTGCTGCTGGAACGGCGGCCGCGCGGCGTCGTGCCCACCGGCGCCGGGCAGGTCCTGCGGCGCGCCGCCGCCGACGGCCTGTCCGGTCTCGACGCGGCGCTGCGCCTGCTGGACGACCTGCGCCGCGGCGTCGGCGGCACCGTGCGGGTGGCGACCGGCGCCACGACCGTCCGGCACTTCATGGCCGGGGGCGTCGTGGCGTTCCGCGACCGGCATCCCGAGGTGGCGCTGCAGTTCGCGACCGCCGGGTCGAGCCGCCGCTGCCTGGAGGCCGTCCGCTCGCACGCCGCCGACCTCGCGTGGGTGACGCTCGGGCCGCCGCTCGACGGCGTCGAACAGCGGGCGTCCTGCGAGCTGCCGTGGGTGCTGGCCGTGCGCACCGGCGACCCGCTCGCGTCCCGGGAGTCCATCGCCCTCGACGACCTCGCGGAGATCCGGCACATCGAACTGCCCGAGCACTCCACGTCCCGCGTCCATCTGGAGATGCGCCTGGAACGTCACGGGGTGCGGCTGGCGTCCACCGCGAGCGTCGCCGACTGGGACACCGCGCTGCTGCTCGCCGAACTCGGCCTCGGTCACGCGATCCTGCCCGCGCTCCCCGGCTGGGGCGACGGGTCCGGGGACGTCCGGCTGATCCCGGTTCCCGATCTGCCGCCGCTGACCGCGGGCTGGGCCGCGCGGGACTGGGACGCGCTGAGCCCGCTCGCCGTCGAGTTCGCCGAGACCGTGGTCGACCGGCTCAGCCCTCGGTGA
- a CDS encoding CinA family nicotinamide mononucleotide deamidase-related protein, translating into MRVELLTVGDELLLGDTINGNAAWLGRRLADHGVEVTRSVVVGDETGVIIEAVTAALARADAVITTGGLGPTYDDLTRDALAEAAGVPLVRDPELETRLRERVAAAGREIRDMALRMADVPEGAGLLRNSAGSAPGLRVELPGGVVYALPGVPFEMRTIMDEVVLPELAGPPEVARRTLRTAGVWESVLATRLAEVEAMDGVRLAYLPQPAEVRVRVSATGTDAWDRLADVEKRIRELLGAAVYGVEDETLDRVVHRLLTQRTATVAAAESLTGGLIGAELSAMPGSSSTFAGGVVAYATDLKRRLLDVPGDLLAEHGAVHPDVAAAMAAGVRDRLGATYGVAVTGVAGPEPQDGRPVGTVYIGVAGPGNMRIVTCPKLPVPGAGRETRDVIRRMTVVHALDQLRRALLGLPADAAAEFVRLDREEVG; encoded by the coding sequence ATGCGCGTCGAGCTGCTCACGGTCGGGGACGAACTGCTCCTCGGCGACACGATCAACGGCAACGCCGCCTGGCTGGGGCGGCGGCTCGCCGACCACGGCGTGGAGGTCACCCGCAGCGTCGTCGTGGGCGACGAGACCGGCGTGATCATCGAGGCGGTGACCGCCGCGCTCGCCCGGGCCGACGCGGTCATCACCACCGGCGGGCTCGGGCCCACCTACGACGACCTCACGCGGGACGCGCTCGCCGAGGCGGCGGGCGTCCCGCTCGTCCGCGATCCGGAGCTGGAGACACGGCTGCGGGAGCGGGTCGCGGCGGCCGGCCGCGAGATCCGGGACATGGCGCTGCGCATGGCGGACGTGCCGGAGGGCGCCGGGCTGCTGCGCAACTCGGCCGGATCGGCGCCGGGACTGCGCGTCGAGCTGCCCGGCGGCGTCGTGTACGCGCTGCCCGGCGTCCCGTTCGAGATGCGCACGATCATGGACGAGGTGGTGCTGCCCGAGCTGGCCGGCCCGCCCGAGGTCGCCCGCCGCACCCTGCGCACGGCCGGAGTCTGGGAGTCGGTGCTCGCGACGCGGCTCGCCGAGGTCGAGGCCATGGACGGCGTCCGCCTCGCGTACCTGCCCCAGCCCGCGGAAGTGCGGGTCCGGGTCAGCGCCACCGGGACGGACGCGTGGGACCGCCTCGCCGACGTCGAGAAGCGGATCCGGGAACTGCTCGGCGCCGCCGTCTACGGCGTGGAGGACGAGACGCTCGACCGCGTCGTGCACCGGCTGCTGACGCAGCGAACGGCGACGGTCGCGGCGGCCGAGTCGCTCACCGGCGGGCTGATCGGCGCGGAGCTGTCCGCGATGCCGGGTTCGTCGTCGACGTTCGCGGGCGGCGTGGTCGCGTACGCGACGGACCTGAAGCGCCGCCTGCTGGACGTCCCCGGCGACCTGCTCGCCGAGCACGGCGCCGTCCATCCGGACGTCGCGGCGGCGATGGCGGCGGGCGTCCGCGACCGGCTCGGCGCCACGTACGGGGTCGCGGTCACCGGCGTGGCCGGTCCGGAGCCGCAGGACGGCCGTCCCGTGGGAACGGTCTATATCGGCGTGGCCGGACCCGGAAATATGCGCATCGTGACCTGCCCGAAACTGCCCGTGCCGGGCGCCGGCCGGGAGACCCGGGACGTCATCCGCCGGATGACCGTCGTTCACGCGCTTGACCAGCTCAGACGTGCTCTGCTGGGGCTCCCCGCGGACGCCGCGGCCGAGTTCGTCCGGCTGGATCGGGAAGAGGTGGGCTGA
- a CDS encoding helix-turn-helix domain-containing protein, with the protein MSIGETLANERQRAGLSVTQVSLQTRIRETVIRGMESDDFALCGGNFYARGHIRSVSRVIGIDPEPLVAEFDATHGGAPQPVSAISAFEPEQPVREFRERRPPNWSAAMALALALVVVYAVVQVVGQDGERRTAKPVAGTPAASPSASPSSAPTKQSDPVAAAPRTEVDVRATANRTVWLRVRDGEGEALFTGIMRKGDQKRWTADEEIDLVIGVGGGVDLTVNGKDLGAPGQGGGVQRLSFDRDDPEAA; encoded by the coding sequence GTGAGCATCGGAGAGACCCTGGCGAATGAGCGACAGCGAGCCGGTCTCTCGGTGACTCAGGTGAGTCTCCAGACGCGGATCCGGGAGACCGTGATCCGCGGCATGGAGTCCGACGACTTCGCGCTCTGCGGCGGCAACTTCTACGCGCGCGGTCACATCCGCAGCGTCTCCCGGGTCATCGGCATCGATCCCGAACCGCTCGTCGCCGAGTTCGACGCCACCCACGGCGGCGCGCCGCAGCCCGTCTCCGCGATCTCCGCGTTCGAGCCCGAGCAGCCCGTCCGCGAGTTCCGCGAGCGCCGCCCGCCGAACTGGAGCGCCGCGATGGCGCTCGCCCTCGCGCTCGTGGTGGTCTACGCGGTCGTCCAGGTCGTCGGCCAGGACGGCGAGCGGCGCACCGCCAAGCCGGTCGCCGGGACGCCCGCCGCGTCGCCGTCGGCGTCCCCGTCGAGCGCGCCGACCAAGCAGAGCGACCCCGTCGCCGCCGCGCCGCGCACCGAGGTGGACGTGCGCGCCACCGCGAACCGCACCGTGTGGCTGCGGGTCCGCGACGGCGAGGGCGAGGCCCTGTTCACCGGCATCATGCGCAAGGGCGACCAGAAGCGCTGGACCGCCGACGAGGAGATCGACCTGGTGATCGGCGTCGGCGGCGGCGTCGACCTGACCGTCAACGGCAAGGACCTCGGCGCGCCCGGACAGGGCGGCGGAGTGCAGCGGCTCAGTTTCGACCGCGACGACCCCGAAGCGGCCTGA
- the rimO gene encoding 30S ribosomal protein S12 methylthiotransferase RimO: MSTRRKVSLITLGCARNEVDSEELAARIEDAGWDLADGADGADGADVVVVNTCGFIEAAKKDSIDTLLAAHDSGAKVVAAGCMAERYGKELADALPEADAVIGFDDYAGIGERLDDVMAGRAHTPHTPRDRRTLLPISPVERGSSASAVAIPGHGGSDDLPDGVAPASGPRVLRRRLGGGPVAPLKLASGCDRRCTFCAIPAFRGAYVSRPPEEVLEEARWLAGHGARELVLVSENSTSYGKDLGDLRALEKLLPGLAAVDGVERVRVSYLQPAETRPGLIEAICATPGVAQYFDMSFQHASGPVLRSMRRFGDRARFLELLDQIRAHAPEAGVRSNFIVGFPGETEDDFEELAEFLSAARLDAVGVFGYSDEEGTEAAKLDGKVDPDEVARRVEELTGLADELTAQRAEDRVGTEVRVLLEDKTDDGDFEGRAAHQAPEVDGTVLVRGTGLALGEIVTARVVGSDGVDLIADAGAP; the protein is encoded by the coding sequence ATGTCCACTCGCCGTAAGGTCTCGCTGATCACCCTCGGATGCGCCCGGAACGAGGTCGACTCCGAAGAGCTCGCCGCCCGCATCGAGGACGCGGGGTGGGACCTGGCGGACGGGGCCGACGGGGCGGACGGCGCCGACGTCGTGGTCGTCAACACCTGCGGCTTCATCGAGGCGGCCAAGAAGGACTCGATCGACACGCTGCTGGCCGCGCACGACTCCGGCGCCAAGGTCGTCGCGGCCGGGTGCATGGCCGAGCGGTACGGCAAGGAGCTCGCCGACGCGCTGCCCGAGGCCGACGCCGTCATCGGGTTCGACGACTACGCCGGCATCGGCGAGCGGCTCGACGACGTCATGGCCGGACGGGCGCACACCCCCCACACGCCCCGCGACCGCCGCACCCTGCTGCCGATCTCCCCGGTGGAGCGCGGCTCGTCCGCGTCCGCCGTCGCCATCCCGGGCCACGGCGGGTCGGACGACCTGCCGGACGGCGTCGCCCCCGCCTCCGGCCCCCGGGTGCTGCGCCGCCGCCTCGGGGGCGGCCCGGTCGCCCCGCTGAAGCTGGCGTCCGGCTGCGACCGCCGCTGCACGTTCTGCGCGATCCCCGCGTTCCGCGGCGCCTACGTGTCACGGCCGCCGGAGGAGGTACTGGAGGAGGCCCGGTGGCTCGCCGGGCACGGCGCCCGCGAGCTCGTCCTCGTCAGCGAGAACTCCACCTCCTACGGCAAGGATCTCGGCGACCTGCGCGCCCTGGAGAAACTCCTGCCCGGCCTGGCGGCGGTGGACGGCGTCGAGCGCGTCCGCGTCAGCTACCTGCAGCCCGCCGAGACACGGCCCGGGCTCATCGAGGCGATCTGCGCCACGCCCGGCGTCGCGCAGTACTTCGACATGTCGTTCCAGCACGCCAGCGGCCCGGTGCTGCGGTCGATGCGCCGGTTCGGCGACCGGGCGCGCTTCCTGGAACTGCTCGACCAGATCCGCGCGCACGCGCCCGAGGCGGGCGTCCGCTCCAACTTCATCGTGGGCTTCCCCGGGGAGACCGAGGACGACTTCGAGGAGCTCGCCGAGTTCCTGTCGGCCGCGCGCCTCGACGCGGTCGGCGTGTTCGGCTACTCCGACGAGGAGGGCACCGAGGCCGCGAAGCTGGACGGCAAGGTCGACCCCGACGAGGTCGCGCGGCGCGTCGAGGAGCTGACCGGGCTGGCCGACGAGCTGACCGCGCAGCGCGCCGAGGACCGCGTCGGCACCGAGGTGCGGGTGCTGCTGGAGGACAAGACCGACGACGGCGACTTCGAGGGACGCGCCGCCCACCAGGCTCCCGAGGTGGACGGCACGGTCCTGGTCCGCGGCACGGGCCTCGCGCTCGGCGAGATCGTCACGGCCCGCGTCGTCGGCAGCGACGGCGTCGACCTGATCGCCGACGCGGGGGCGCCGTGA
- a CDS encoding FtsK/SpoIIIE family DNA translocase gives MATRASGGEKTSSRAGGNTARRPAGSSPRKRPSGNSGNGRSGGKAAGKAAPKGRGGAAKGGRSAKPDPIPQAILGFFKLLFKLWQLAAVAVGSVFRAYGHGARNLDPEHRRDGLGLALLGSAIVVASVTWFRPEGVVTVALEKVIRGGLGIIAMGVPVLLALLAWRTLRHPEHHEDTGRVVIGITAFGAGVLGILHLAAGVPSPAADMPGVREAGGVLGWLVSAPLDTALSGWVAVPLLLLLSGFGLLVVTATPINKVPERLAELWAVATLQGRPEPAGADDDEDAAAEEAGPAPRRRRRKKGKTGDGDDAENGELEVGEHSRPYDSPLLDEEADGSGASGKPAPTRRDLADDLFDPDPFGAGVPPPAPPVDDDAPPFDPATAEVPEVPEPDVPEREIPDPTPAPRGSEQLPLSSSGEIYVLPEPSALRPGSTTKPRTKANDTVVNALTGVLEQFDIDAQVTGFTRGPTITRYEIELGPAVKVEKVTALTKNIAYAVKSADVRIISPIPGKSAIGVEIPNTDKDIVSLGDVLRAPAATNEHHPMIVGLGKDVEGRTVVANLAKMPHILIAGATGAGKSTCINGLITSILMRATPDEVRMILVDPKRVELTMYQGIPHLITPIITNPKKAAEALEWVVGEMDRRYDDLAASGYRHIDDFNKAVKAGKLKPPPGSERVYTPYPYMLVIVDELADLMMVAPRDVEDSVVRITQLARAAGIHLVLATQRPSVDVVTGLIKANVPSRLAFATSSLSDSRVILDQPGAEKLVGQGDALFLPMGASKPMRLQNAYVSEKEITTVVGHCKGQMEASYRDDVGDAAKPKKEIDEEIGDDMDLLVQAIELVVSTQFGSTSMLQRKLRVGFAKAGRLMDLMESRDIVGPSEGSKARDVLTKPDDLPGVLAEIRGGG, from the coding sequence ATGGCCACACGTGCGTCCGGGGGAGAGAAGACCTCCTCGCGCGCCGGGGGCAACACGGCTCGCCGACCCGCTGGGTCGTCCCCCCGGAAGCGACCGAGCGGCAACAGCGGAAACGGCAGGAGCGGAGGGAAGGCGGCCGGTAAGGCGGCGCCGAAGGGCAGGGGCGGTGCGGCCAAGGGCGGCCGGTCCGCCAAGCCCGACCCGATCCCGCAGGCGATCCTCGGGTTCTTCAAGCTGCTGTTCAAGCTCTGGCAGCTGGCGGCCGTGGCGGTCGGCTCGGTGTTCCGCGCGTACGGCCACGGCGCCCGCAACCTCGACCCCGAACACCGCCGCGACGGGCTCGGGCTCGCGCTGCTCGGCTCCGCCATCGTGGTCGCCTCGGTGACCTGGTTCCGGCCGGAGGGCGTCGTCACCGTCGCGCTCGAGAAGGTGATCCGCGGCGGGCTCGGCATCATCGCGATGGGCGTGCCCGTCCTGCTGGCCCTGCTGGCGTGGCGGACGCTGCGGCACCCCGAGCACCACGAGGACACCGGACGCGTCGTCATCGGCATCACCGCGTTCGGCGCCGGCGTCCTCGGCATCCTGCACCTGGCCGCGGGCGTCCCGTCCCCGGCCGCCGACATGCCGGGCGTCCGGGAGGCGGGCGGCGTGCTCGGCTGGCTCGTCTCGGCGCCGCTGGACACCGCGCTGAGCGGCTGGGTGGCCGTCCCGCTGCTGCTGCTCCTGTCCGGCTTCGGGCTGCTGGTCGTCACCGCCACCCCGATCAACAAGGTCCCCGAGCGGCTCGCCGAACTGTGGGCGGTCGCCACCCTGCAGGGACGTCCCGAGCCGGCCGGGGCCGACGACGACGAGGACGCGGCGGCGGAGGAGGCCGGACCGGCGCCGCGCCGGCGCCGCCGCAAGAAGGGCAAGACCGGCGACGGCGACGACGCGGAGAACGGGGAACTGGAGGTCGGCGAGCACTCCCGCCCGTACGACTCGCCGCTGCTGGACGAGGAGGCCGACGGTTCCGGCGCGTCCGGCAAGCCCGCGCCGACCCGCCGCGACCTCGCCGACGACCTGTTCGACCCGGACCCGTTCGGCGCCGGTGTCCCGCCGCCCGCCCCGCCCGTCGACGACGACGCGCCCCCGTTCGACCCGGCCACCGCCGAGGTCCCCGAGGTCCCCGAACCGGACGTTCCCGAACGGGAGATCCCCGACCCCACCCCGGCGCCGCGCGGCTCCGAACAGCTGCCGCTGTCGTCGTCCGGCGAGATCTACGTGCTGCCGGAACCGTCGGCGCTGCGGCCCGGGAGCACCACCAAGCCCCGTACCAAGGCCAACGACACCGTGGTGAACGCGCTCACCGGGGTTCTGGAGCAGTTCGACATCGACGCGCAGGTCACCGGGTTCACGCGCGGTCCGACGATCACCCGGTACGAGATCGAGCTGGGTCCGGCGGTGAAGGTGGAGAAGGTCACCGCGCTGACGAAGAACATCGCCTACGCGGTGAAGAGCGCCGATGTGCGGATCATCTCCCCGATCCCCGGCAAGTCGGCGATCGGCGTGGAGATCCCCAACACCGACAAGGACATCGTCAGCCTCGGCGACGTGCTGCGCGCCCCGGCCGCGACGAACGAGCACCATCCCATGATCGTGGGGCTGGGCAAGGACGTCGAGGGCCGCACGGTGGTGGCGAACCTGGCGAAGATGCCGCACATCCTCATCGCGGGCGCGACCGGTGCCGGTAAGTCGACCTGCATCAACGGGCTCATCACCTCGATCCTGATGCGGGCGACGCCGGACGAGGTCCGCATGATCCTCGTCGACCCCAAGCGGGTCGAGCTGACGATGTACCAGGGCATCCCGCACCTGATCACGCCGATCATCACCAACCCCAAGAAGGCCGCCGAAGCACTCGAATGGGTCGTCGGCGAGATGGACCGCCGTTACGACGACCTCGCCGCGTCCGGTTACCGGCACATCGACGACTTCAACAAGGCGGTCAAGGCGGGCAAGCTGAAGCCGCCGCCCGGCAGCGAGCGCGTCTACACCCCGTACCCGTACATGCTGGTCATCGTGGACGAGCTCGCCGACCTGATGATGGTCGCGCCGCGCGACGTCGAGGACTCGGTCGTCCGCATCACCCAGCTGGCCCGCGCCGCCGGCATCCACCTGGTGCTGGCGACGCAGCGCCCGTCGGTGGACGTGGTGACGGGTTTGATCAAGGCGAACGTCCCGTCCCGGCTGGCGTTCGCGACGTCGTCGCTGTCGGACAGCCGCGTCATCCTCGACCAGCCCGGCGCCGAGAAGCTCGTCGGGCAGGGCGACGCGCTGTTCCTGCCGATGGGCGCGAGCAAGCCCATGCGGCTGCAGAACGCCTACGTCTCCGAGAAGGAGATCACCACGGTCGTCGGCCACTGCAAGGGGCAGATGGAGGCGTCCTACCGCGACGACGTCGGCGACGCCGCCAAGCCGAAGAAGGAGATCGACGAGGAGATCGGCGACGACATGGACCTGCTCGTCCAGGCGATCGAGCTCGTCGTGTCGACCCAGTTCGGCTCCACGTCGATGCTGCAGCGCAAGCTGCGCGTCGGGTTCGCCAAGGCGGGCCGGCTGATGGACCTCATGGAGAGCCGTGACATCGTCGGCCCCAGCGAGGGCTCCAAGGCCCGCGACGTTCTCACCAAACCGGACGATCTGCCCGGCGTGCTCGCGGAAATCCGGGGCGGCGGCTAG